The following is a genomic window from Armatimonadota bacterium.
CCGCGGCGACGGCTGCACCAGGGATTCACGCTCATCGAGCTGCTTATTCTGATCATCGTCATCGCCATCATTGCGCTGATCGTGATCCCCCAGATACTGGCTGCCGCGCGGCGCTCCAACGAGACCGCCCTGCGCGCCGACTTGCGCAACTTCCGGGTCGCCATTGAGCGTTTCTACGCCGACTGCGGCGGCTACCCGCCGCGCCTCGACGACGTCATGGCATGGAGCGGCGACCACGTCAGCGCCGTGACCGACGGCACCGGCCGCGAACTCGACCTCGAGGCGTATCAGGGTCCGTATCTGCGCACGGGCGACATGCTGCTCTCGTTTGACCCCTTTACCGATCTCCGCGACTGGCAGTATAATAGCGCCACGGGAGAGGTGCACTCGAACTGCGACGTGACCGGTACCAACGGCACGCCTTACTCCTCGTGGTGATATGCGGTCCCGAATCCCCCCTCAACTGTCGTTGATAGCGGGAGCGATCTTGCTGTTCCTGGTGCCGCCCGCGCTGTCGGCAGCGACCGCGACCGAGCCGACTGAAGCGGAGGCCCCTCTGCCGCATTTCTCGCCGGGCGAGGCATTGGCCCATTACGGGCGATACGTCGCCGATCGCTTCACTGCCATGGCGCTCCGCGCCGATGAGTCCGCGTATCCCTATTCCTTGCCCAAGATCAGCATGCACGAGCACTACCGCGTCGGCGGCAACATAGACGCGCTGCTCGCGGTCATGGACGAGCTTAACATCCGCAAGATGATCCTCGTCCCCACGGGAAGCCCTCCCGACAACGGCAAGTACCGCGAGCACATGGCCGCGCTTCTCGATATCCAGCGGCGGCACCCCGACCGCATTGTCGCCTTCGCCACAGTGGACGAGTCCGACCCCGAGGCGCCGCGCATCCTGAGGCAAGCGATCGCGGACGGGGCCAAAGGCCTCAAGCTCATCGGCGGCCACCCCGACTTCTACGATGCGCCGCTCGACAGCGCGCTGATGCACGAACTCATGGCGGTATGCCGCGACGCGGGCCTGCCGGTGCTGATACACGTCAGCATGGCCGCATACCCCGAGATGCAGGAGCAGTTCGAGCGTCTGGTGGCCGATTTCCCGGAGGTCACCTTCATTGCCGCCCATTACTGCAAGCACGCGCCTCGTCTCGGTCCCGCCCGCGAGTTGCTCGACCGGCACCCTAATCTCTATACCGACCTGAGCATGGGCGGCGGCGTCTCGCGTTACTTGCGCCAGATTGACGCGGATCCGCAGCAATTCCGCCGCTTCGTCATGGACTATCAGGACCGCGTCATGTGGGGCAGCGACATCATTCTCGATGAGGGCAAGGGCGAGTCCTTCGTGCGCTCGCGCGTCAGCGAGGACCTGCATCTGTTCCGTCGGCGTATCCACGCCTCGCGGTGGGCGGACTACGAGGTGCCGCTCCATGGCCTCGAACTGCCGGAGCAGGTGCTGCGCAAGATCTACTGGGACAACCCGTGGCGAATCCTCGGCGAGCGCGTCCTCGGCTCACGGGCTGAAGCCGAAGCTGCGGCAGCAGGCTTCGGGGCGCCGGCCGGGGAGGGCGGCCAATGATCGGGCGGCTGCTCGCGAGTCTCGTGCTGGCGGCGTCGCTCCTGTCCTCGGCAGTCGGCGCAAACAAGGTGATGCTGCGCTGGCCGGCGCCGGAGACGCCCCTTCAATACGACGCCGAGTTCGCTCTCTCCGGGAGTCTGCGCGTCGCCCCGGGCGCTGAGGTCGCCCATCCATACGTCGGTGAGACCGATATACGCGCCGGTGGCACCGCTCGTCTGAGCGTGGAATTCGGAGGCGATGCGGCCGATCGTGCGTCTGTGACCTTTGTCTTACGCTCGGCTGAAGCTTTCGTTCAGGCGTTCAATAGCCGTCTCGACCTGAAGCTCACGAGCGACGAGAACGGCGCGACTGCGACCGTGTCCGTCAACGACGTTCAGCTCAGCTCGGAACGCCTGGATCGCGTGCCGCGCTGGCAGCCGCCGAGCGCCACGGCAGGAGATACCGGCGCCTCCGCCGGTGTCGAGGCTGTGCGCGTCCTTCAGTTGATCCTGTGGGATGC
Proteins encoded in this region:
- a CDS encoding prepilin-type N-terminal cleavage/methylation domain-containing protein: MTASPGRGGERAFRAKPRRRLHQGFTLIELLILIIVIAIIALIVIPQILAAARRSNETALRADLRNFRVAIERFYADCGGYPPRLDDVMAWSGDHVSAVTDGTGRELDLEAYQGPYLRTGDMLLSFDPFTDLRDWQYNSATGEVHSNCDVTGTNGTPYSSW
- a CDS encoding amidohydrolase; protein product: MLFLVPPALSAATATEPTEAEAPLPHFSPGEALAHYGRYVADRFTAMALRADESAYPYSLPKISMHEHYRVGGNIDALLAVMDELNIRKMILVPTGSPPDNGKYREHMAALLDIQRRHPDRIVAFATVDESDPEAPRILRQAIADGAKGLKLIGGHPDFYDAPLDSALMHELMAVCRDAGLPVLIHVSMAAYPEMQEQFERLVADFPEVTFIAAHYCKHAPRLGPARELLDRHPNLYTDLSMGGGVSRYLRQIDADPQQFRRFVMDYQDRVMWGSDIILDEGKGESFVRSRVSEDLHLFRRRIHASRWADYEVPLHGLELPEQVLRKIYWDNPWRILGERVLGSRAEAEAAAAGFGAPAGEGGQ